CCCCGCGAGTTTATCAATCAATTCACCGCTCACCAAAGGCTCATCACCTTGAATGTTCACGACGACATCGAAATCCAACGCTTTCGTGGCAGCATGAATACGATCTGAGCCTGACGGTAAATCTGAATCCGTCATCGCGACCTTACAACCAATCGCCTCGACCACCTTGCGGATATCGTCGTGATCAGTGGCAACGATAATGTCAGAGAGGAGTTTGCTTTTTCTCGCGCCTTCAACCACCCATTGGATCATGGGTTTTCCTTGAAGAAGAGCGAGTGGTTTTGCTGGGAATCGAGTCGAGGCGTAACGAGCAGGAATAACACCTATAAACTTCATTGATTCTTCACCCAGTTTTCGTAGAGATACTCTTCGACTTCCTCTTGGCCGATATTCTTCAGCGCCGAGGTCATAAACACGGCTTCAGTTCCCGCCGCTTTTTTCATTTTAGAAATCGCTTGATTGATTTCATTACGAGTGAGTTTATCCGATTTCGTCAGCACAACCGCCATCGGAAGACCGCGGGAATCGGTGTAAGCTTTCAAAAGCTCTTCGTCCTCGGTCCATTCACGGCGGGAATCCATCACGAGCACCAAGCCCGCAAGCTCTTCACGCATGCTGAGGTAGTTTTCAATCATCGTATGCCATTCGCGCATTTCGTCGCCCGAACGAGCCGCAAAACCATAACCCGGCATATCCACCAAAACATAGCTGTCACCACGGCTAAAGAAATTCAGCAAACGCGTTTTTCCAGGAGTATTACTGACTTTCGCAATTTTGCTTCTGGCAATGGCATTGAGGAAGGAACTCTTACCCGCATTGGATCTGCCAGCGATGGCGATCTCTTTTTTACCGGTTTTTGGGTAATCTTGGGGAAGAACAGCACTTTTGATGAATTTGACGGCTCCAGGCATGATCAGATCCTAGTCTATCAGCGTCCCTTTTTCAAACTTGTCAGACTCGCATCAATCAATTCTGGAAGATCTGAGGCCATTAAAGTGCGGCTGGAGTGACCTCGACGGAGCCAGTCATCAGCTATTCTGCCATGGAGATAGGCCCCGAGGACACCTGCTCGATCCGTAGGCAGGCCTTGAGCCATCAAAGAGCCTATAAAACCGCTTAAAACATCGCCGCTTCCGGCTTTGGCGAGCGCCACATTTCCTGAGCCGATAATGTATTTTCCAACCGCAGTCCCGAGAACCGTGCGAAAGCCTTTGAGCAAGACCATGCCGCCCAGCTGTTTTTGTGCGCTTGCAACCGCCTGCAATCGATCGGCTTCAAGCTCTTTTGCAGGAGTTCCCACAAAACGCGAGAGTTCCCCCGCATGCGGAGTCAGAATCCAGCCCTCCGGCAACAGGCCCAGAGGCTTTTGCGCAAGCACAGTGAGCGCGCCGGCATCCACCAGCACCTTGTCATGATGTTTATAGAGGTGCACGAGGATCTGCTCGGTCTGTTTGTTAACACCGAGGCCGGGCCCTACAACGACCGCTTTATATTTTTTCAAATCGCTCTTAAAAAAATCCGTCAGCGAAAGATTTAAGAAATCCGGACGTGCCTTCTGCCAGACGCTTTTGCTAGGTGAGCACAACGTCACATAGCCGCATCCCATGCGTGCCGCAGCCTCGCTGGTTAAAAGTGCCGCGCCCTCCATCCCTTGCGACCCTGCGATCACGAGCAGATGCCCGAAACTGGTTTTATTTGAAGTCAGTCTCCGCGATGGCAAAAGCTTCTTGGCACTGGCAGAACCGATCAAAAAAACACTCGAAGCTTTAGCTCGTAATAGCTCTGGCGGAAAGCCGATCTGAAGACTGCGAATACGCCCGCTCTGCGCCGGCCCCTCTTGCAAAAATAAACCCGGTTTTGCCGGCGCGACAGTCAAAGTCCATGCTGCCTTTACACACGCACCCAAAATAACACCGCGATTGGCATCAAGACCACTCGGAATATCCAAAGCAATCACCGTGCAATCGGCCTGATTGAGTTCTTCAATTTTCTTTGCCAGCTCGCCTTCAATCGGGCGATTCAGTCCCACACCAAAAAGGGCATCGACAATAATGTCGTAATCAGTTGTTTTCCATGCAGTTCCTTGAAGAACTTCGACGCGAAAATCCTTCTCACGCAAAAGATGCGCCATCACCCGGCCGTCCGCTCCGTTATTGCCAGGGCCACACCACACACCGATGCGCAAAACCCGTAGCCACCCTCGCTGTCGAAAAATATTTTCAAAAGCTCCGGCCAAGGCAGCCCCGGCCTTTTCAATCAGAAGAGACGAACTCAGTCCGTACTCGTCGGCGGCGGCTTTATCGATGCTGTAGATTTCTTCTCGGGTGGCGAGTCGCATACAGGTATCCTGCCTGAACTCGGAAATGATTCCAAATTCTAAATTTTAAGACGATGCGTTCTCGAAAATAAGAATCCCGTGTCCGGAGCGAGCTCAAATCAAAATTATCGCACTCTGCAATTGGTCCACTTTTTGGAAAAGCCTTTCCAAATCAAGGAGAACGTATGTTAGAAAACTCAACGATAACAAACCCACCCGACCAAGAGGAGCTTCCTCACAACAACTCACCGGATTTCTTTCCTTTGACCAGCCGCAATCCTTTATGGAATGCCGAGCTGCAAAGTCTGAAAAATGTCGCCCAAACCGATTTTCCGGTTCTCTTACTGGGACCTTCCGGAACCGGCAAAGATGTCTTAGCTCAGGCTCTTCATCAATGCTCTTCACGCCAGCACGCCGCCTTTGTCAGTGTCAACTGCAGCGCTCTGACAGAAACACTGATTGAAAGCGAGCTCTTCGGCCATGTGAAAGGAGCCTTCACCGGTGCTATTAATGACCGCAAAGGGGCTTTCGAAAGCGCCCGCTTCGGCACTCTGTTCTTAGATGAAATCGGCGACCTGCCTTTCAACTTACAGGCAAAGCTCCTCCGAGCGCTTGAGAACAATGAAATTCGTCCCGTCGGCAGTGATCGAATCGTGAATACAAATATTCGCGTGATTGCGGCGACCCATCAGAATCTGTCGCTCAAAATCAGCGACGGCACTTTCCGCTCAGATCTCTTCTTTCGCTTGAACGTCGTTTCTGTTTCAGTGCCGCAACTCAAAGATCGCTCTGAAGACTTTGAAGATTTACTGAACTGCTTTGCCAAGCAAATGCGTGTGCGCTTTTCTTTTGATGCGATTCAAAAACTGAAGATGCATTCTTGGCCTGGCAATGTTCGCGAGCTCAGAAACCTGGTCTCTCGCGCGGCGGCTGTCTTTCCACAACAGCAAATTGATCTTGATCGGGCCGCTAAACTTCTTAGAAGCTCTACGGTGCATACGCCTATGACTGAGGAATACGGTGCCTCACGACTTTCTGTCATTAAAGAAGTCGAAAAGCAGATCATTTTAAAAAAACTGCAGGAAAATAGAGGCAATCAAAGAAAGACCGCGATGGATCTAAAAATGCCGAAAAGCACTCTCAACGATCGCCTTCGTCAGTATAAAGTCGATCCAAAACTGTATAGGAATAAAGTGGATGAGATCTTTAACTAAGGTTTCAAAACCAGTTCTTTGATGAAAACACGGCGGATTTTCCCCTTCGTCAGATTCATATTCAGAGTCTGCCGTAGTTTTTCAGTCAACTGCTGCTTGCCTTCAGCCGAATCAAGATCGCTATAGCTCATCTCTTCCAAAGTTCTTTGAAAAAGATCGCGAATCTCGGTTTCGCGGTCTTTCACCTCGACAATGGCTTCTGGACTAAGACCTTCTAAAAAAAACTCCATGGCGGCCATGGGGTTCGGGCCCGATCCTTGCGAAGGCCGAATATTCACAATCATTTTTGGCAACGACATGATGTTTTGAATCGTGCGCGGAGAATCGTAGAAAGAATCCATCTCCGTTTCAGGATCATACTTGTAAGCTTGCGCCGACCACTCTTCGAGGCTCGCTATCAAGAACTCTTCGTCACCCGGTAAAACCCCGTGAGTTGCGCTTCGATAAACAAAGAACACCGTAAATCCGCAGGCGATGATCAAGCAAATGGCGACGATCTTTAACGGCCAAGTCAGGCTTTTAAAGCTTGTGATTTTTTGCTTAGAAATTTCAACAGTCGCTTTACCGCCGGATTTTAACCCCTGCACAGTTCGTGGCCCCAGTTCGCGAACGAAGGCCTGCGTGCGGGTGCGATACAAATACAAATTCGAGAAAAAATGATGCTGAAAATCCCAAAGCTTCGGTAGAAACGGCATGATCATTACAAGGAACTTGCGCAGCCCGATCGGGTGATGCCATGGATTTTCATCCGAAGGGATCAGCTGACCATTGTCGACGACATCCAAATCGATGCTGCCGTCGGAGGGCAATGACTTAACGCTTTTCAAGTCTTCGGCAAAATCCGGCGCCTCAGCCAAGATCATGCTTTCGAGTTGTTCTAAACTCAAATCGCCTTCTTGGTCTTCCGCCTGGTCCTTTGTCGGGCTTTGATCTGTCGGGTTAGCCATTTTTTTCCTTGTAGATACCTGACTATTGTAAGGAATGGAGGTTGCCACTCGCAAGAATATTCTAATCCAGCCCTACCACGGTTAAACTATCTAAGAGGAGAAATCTCATGAAGTCCTACTCTTTGCTGGTTATTTTGCCATTGGCCTTGGGCGCTTGCGCTCAATTTCAGAGATCCGTGAACAGCGGTTATGCGAACCGCACGCCTAAAGTGGTGACGACTTACAGTTCCACTCAGGTTTCTAGTGGCGGCACGGATTCAGAAACAACTCGAACGGCTTATGAAATGGGTTTTAATCCTTCAAATATGTCGGGCGAAGAAGCTCTGCAGGTTCAACAACGCCGGCAATTGCGCGAACTCG
The sequence above is drawn from the Bdellovibrionales bacterium genome and encodes:
- a CDS encoding sigma-54-dependent Fis family transcriptional regulator — its product is MLENSTITNPPDQEELPHNNSPDFFPLTSRNPLWNAELQSLKNVAQTDFPVLLLGPSGTGKDVLAQALHQCSSRQHAAFVSVNCSALTETLIESELFGHVKGAFTGAINDRKGAFESARFGTLFLDEIGDLPFNLQAKLLRALENNEIRPVGSDRIVNTNIRVIAATHQNLSLKISDGTFRSDLFFRLNVVSVSVPQLKDRSEDFEDLLNCFAKQMRVRFSFDAIQKLKMHSWPGNVRELRNLVSRAAAVFPQQQIDLDRAAKLLRSSTVHTPMTEEYGASRLSVIKEVEKQIILKKLQENRGNQRKTAMDLKMPKSTLNDRLRQYKVDPKLYRNKVDEIFN
- the ysxC gene encoding ribosome biogenesis GTP-binding protein YsxC, with the translated sequence MPGAVKFIKSAVLPQDYPKTGKKEIAIAGRSNAGKSSFLNAIARSKIAKVSNTPGKTRLLNFFSRGDSYVLVDMPGYGFAARSGDEMREWHTMIENYLSMREELAGLVLVMDSRREWTEDEELLKAYTDSRGLPMAVVLTKSDKLTRNEINQAISKMKKAAGTEAVFMTSALKNIGQEEVEEYLYENWVKNQ
- a CDS encoding flagellar basal body-associated FliL family protein, which codes for MANPTDQSPTKDQAEDQEGDLSLEQLESMILAEAPDFAEDLKSVKSLPSDGSIDLDVVDNGQLIPSDENPWHHPIGLRKFLVMIMPFLPKLWDFQHHFFSNLYLYRTRTQAFVRELGPRTVQGLKSGGKATVEISKQKITSFKSLTWPLKIVAICLIIACGFTVFFVYRSATHGVLPGDEEFLIASLEEWSAQAYKYDPETEMDSFYDSPRTIQNIMSLPKMIVNIRPSQGSGPNPMAAMEFFLEGLSPEAIVEVKDRETEIRDLFQRTLEEMSYSDLDSAEGKQQLTEKLRQTLNMNLTKGKIRRVFIKELVLKP
- a CDS encoding NAD(P)H-hydrate dehydratase; translation: MRLATREEIYSIDKAAADEYGLSSSLLIEKAGAALAGAFENIFRQRGWLRVLRIGVWCGPGNNGADGRVMAHLLREKDFRVEVLQGTAWKTTDYDIIVDALFGVGLNRPIEGELAKKIEELNQADCTVIALDIPSGLDANRGVILGACVKAAWTLTVAPAKPGLFLQEGPAQSGRIRSLQIGFPPELLRAKASSVFLIGSASAKKLLPSRRLTSNKTSFGHLLVIAGSQGMEGAALLTSEAAARMGCGYVTLCSPSKSVWQKARPDFLNLSLTDFFKSDLKKYKAVVVGPGLGVNKQTEQILVHLYKHHDKVLVDAGALTVLAQKPLGLLPEGWILTPHAGELSRFVGTPAKELEADRLQAVASAQKQLGGMVLLKGFRTVLGTAVGKYIIGSGNVALAKAGSGDVLSGFIGSLMAQGLPTDRAGVLGAYLHGRIADDWLRRGHSSRTLMASDLPELIDASLTSLKKGR